From a region of the Myxococcus stipitatus genome:
- a CDS encoding phage holin family protein — translation MHVGSEQTERGIAALVGRMADSFSRLVTQHLQLARLELTEDVKSMGMNVAMIAAFVPFILVGYAFVCGALAAVLSQWLGWAGALGAVGLLNLVGGGGGIGWALYRLKARRMMDDTTDELSRSMAALTSAAPAPAGNTLQGAERPLFKESPNGR, via the coding sequence ATGCACGTGGGGAGCGAACAGACGGAGCGCGGAATCGCCGCGCTCGTCGGCCGCATGGCGGACAGCTTCAGCCGTCTGGTGACGCAGCACCTCCAGCTGGCGCGCCTGGAGCTCACGGAGGACGTGAAGTCCATGGGCATGAACGTGGCGATGATCGCCGCCTTCGTGCCCTTCATCCTGGTGGGCTACGCCTTCGTCTGCGGGGCCCTGGCGGCGGTGTTGTCCCAGTGGCTGGGGTGGGCCGGCGCGCTCGGCGCGGTGGGCCTGCTCAACCTGGTGGGCGGCGGCGGCGGCATCGGGTGGGCGCTGTACCGGCTGAAGGCGCGCCGGATGATGGACGACACGACGGACGAGCTGTCCCGTAGCATGGCCGCGCTGACGTCGGCCGCGCCGGCGCCGGCCGGCAACACGCTCCAGGGAGCGGAGCGGCCTCTGTTCAAGGAGTCCCCGAATGGGCGGTAG
- a CDS encoding DUF3618 domain-containing protein produces the protein MGGSNGHPKPVAPRTSAMLRADIERTRAELATSVSALREEVAVAADWREWVRRHPYACVGAALAVGFLLGSRR, from the coding sequence ATGGGCGGTAGCAATGGACACCCCAAGCCCGTCGCGCCTCGCACCAGCGCGATGCTGCGCGCGGACATCGAGCGCACGCGGGCGGAGCTGGCCACGTCGGTGAGCGCGCTGCGCGAGGAGGTCGCGGTGGCGGCGGACTGGCGCGAGTGGGTGCGCCGCCATCCCTATGCCTGCGTGGGCGCGGCGCTCGCCGTGGGCTTCCTGCTGGGCTCGCGGCGCTGA
- a CDS encoding YtxH domain-containing protein: protein MNLNSLKKMDKDDLLNLIGLETRRSTAEDVVPLLGAFAAGLLVGAGLGLLLAPKPGNQLRDDLRQKLQSGQDYLANTLQRGEGAQSQGASSSRTT, encoded by the coding sequence ATGAACCTCAACTCCCTCAAGAAGATGGACAAGGACGACCTGCTCAACCTCATCGGCCTGGAGACGCGTCGCAGCACGGCCGAGGACGTGGTGCCCCTGCTGGGCGCGTTCGCCGCTGGCCTGCTCGTGGGCGCCGGCCTGGGCCTGCTGCTCGCGCCCAAGCCGGGCAACCAGCTTCGCGACGACCTGCGGCAGAAGCTGCAGAGCGGCCAGGACTACCTCGCCAACACGCTGCAGCGCGGGGAGGGCGCGCAGTCGCAGGGCGCCTCCTCGTCGCGCACGACCTGA
- a CDS encoding endonuclease/exonuclease/phosphatase family protein: MELTLVSYNIHSGIGTDGRFDLERVGGVLREVGADIVALQEVGDFRGRTSREDQPEYLAHRLGMHMAFGPNVVRDGRRYGNAILTRLPIVHSKNYDLSVGRREPRGALRCDLDLGDGQQLHVFSLHLGLRVSERRRQEALLLGSDILRDAVRKDPAVVCGDFNYWGNGAVPSLVRKAIHDAALALHSPARTYPTRLPLLRLDRIYVDSGVRPLAIFPHRTRLSRVASDHLPLVLRFEAPIAVAPSRSAPVQLIG, encoded by the coding sequence GTGGAGCTGACACTCGTCTCGTACAACATCCACAGTGGCATCGGGACGGATGGACGGTTCGACCTGGAGCGCGTGGGCGGGGTGCTGCGCGAGGTGGGCGCGGACATCGTCGCCCTCCAGGAGGTGGGGGACTTCCGCGGGCGCACCTCGCGGGAGGACCAGCCCGAGTACCTGGCCCACCGGCTCGGCATGCACATGGCCTTCGGCCCCAACGTCGTGCGCGACGGGCGCCGGTACGGCAACGCCATCCTCACGCGCCTGCCCATCGTCCACTCGAAGAACTACGACCTGAGCGTGGGCCGGCGCGAGCCCCGGGGCGCGCTGCGGTGCGACCTCGACCTGGGGGACGGCCAGCAGCTCCACGTCTTCTCGCTCCACCTGGGGCTGCGCGTGTCGGAGCGGCGGCGTCAGGAGGCCCTCCTGCTCGGGTCGGACATCCTCCGGGACGCCGTGCGCAAGGACCCCGCCGTGGTGTGCGGGGACTTCAACTACTGGGGGAATGGGGCGGTGCCCTCCCTGGTGCGCAAGGCCATCCACGACGCCGCGCTGGCGCTGCACTCGCCCGCGCGGACCTACCCCACGCGCCTGCCGCTCTTGCGGTTGGATCGCATCTACGTGGACTCCGGCGTCCGCCCGCTCGCGATTTTTCCGCACCGCACGCGGCTCAGCCGGGTGGCCTCGGACCACCTGCCCCTGGTGCTGCGCTTCGAGGCGCCCATCGCCGTCGCGCCGTCCCGCTCTGCGCCGGTGCAGCTCATCGGCTAG